GCCGGAGCGGAAACTTCTCGGTGGATACAGAAGCGACACGGAGACGGCCATTCTGGAAACCATCGTCCGCAGGCCCTGCACCGTGGATGACCTGTCTGCAATTTTGGGGCTGTGCGTGGCAGAAATTAATAAGTATATAAGTGTATTGGAGGCCGAAGGCAAGGTCGAGCCCGTTCGGCGGGAACGAGGCGTGTTTTATACGCGAAAGAATGTGACCCGGACTTGAGCGGATAGTTGCAGAATGGCGCGTTGTTGAGGTCATGCGCATCAGCCACGGAGCAGAACGTATGGCCGCTGGGCGGATTCACGGTCACGTATCGCGAATTTGCGCCATGCTTCAGCGCTTAGGTTTCCCAGGCGCTCCCGGCAGGTACTGTGCTCGCCGTAATCACGGCGCGGGGAAAAGGGTCTCCCGTGCTGATGTGGGCGTCGATCCTGACCGGGTTGTCGGTGCTTCTGGCCTCGGACATGACCTGGCTTGGCGCCCCGCTGTACTGGGTCCATGTCGCGCTCATGGCGGCGTGTACTGATCCACTGCCAAGCGGGTGCGGAGCTTACGGGTTGCGCACCCGCTATGTATACGCTGCGATCCCCTCCGACCCGACCCGCCATATATTCCGGTTGTGGTGTATGCGACGGATTTAGTTGTAAATTTTTTTATTGTCTGCAGCCTCGCAATTTTCATTTCCCCTGTATAATCAGTTTGATGTGAAACACTCTTCGCAGGATCGTCTTGGCGCGATCGTTGCTAAGTTGATGTGTTGGGCAGGCTCGTTCTTTGGCGTTTGCGTGCTCGCTCTCGTGATAAAAATCGACACATATCCGAACATGGAGAAACGATGTTATTGCAGAAAACCAATAAGCGGCATGCTATTTTTAATAACATTTTAGGGTCTGGAGATATTGAAAAATTGCATTCGCTCAAATTTGATTTTTTGCAGCACGACCAGAGGTGGCGGATTGCCCCGCGCAGCAAGGAATTTGGCAGAATCGGATGGCCATGGCTTTGGGTTCTTGGGATTTCAATCTTGATCTATATGGCGATCTCTATCCTGCGAAGTCGCGCCTGATGCAGTTCTGTCCTGGTTCGAGTTTCAGAGCACCGTCATACGATAAAATTTTATGGAGTGCCGATGAACCGTGTACGTCCACACAGAAAGTCAGGTGTCAGGTTTCAGGAGTCACTCCGATGCCAATTACCGATCGCGACCTCTGCCGCGAAGCGATACGAAGAACGCTGAGGCACCGCGCCGGCGATTCCCCCGACGCGCTGGCCATCGCCAAGGCGACATCCGAGACATGGCTCCTGATGTCCGCTCAGTTGACGCCTGTGATTGGCGGCAATGGTGTTGACGCCATTCTCAAGCGCTCACTGTATCTGACGAGTGTCGTCTTTCCTTGGCTGTCGGTTCCGGATGCGCAGCTGGACATTGATTCTCTTCCGGTACGAATCAACGTGCTTTTGGCCGGGCGCGAACCGGTCGCGGCGGCGCAGGCGAGCAGTTCGCTACTGATAACGTTTACTGAGCTACTCGCCACCTTGATTGGAAATTCCCTGACTAGGCGCCTTCTGGATCCGGTCTGGATTACCGCGCCTGGCGTGATGGAGCAGGAGAAGACATCATGAGTCGAAAAGTAAGCATAGCCCGCCTTGCCACCGGCGTTCCCGGGCTTGATGTGATCCTTGGCGGCGGGATCCCGGAACTCTCGTTCAATCTCATTTTGGGGGCTCCGGGCTGCGGCAAGACCACGCTTGCGCATCAACTCATGTTCGCCATGGCAACAGCAGCGCGGCCTGCGCTCATGTTCGCCGCAACGAATGGCAGGACCGACAATGCTGAATAAAGTTGATTTGAAGTACAGGCATTATACGTCCAAGCGACCCCTCAAGAGGCGTGCGTACGCTTTGCCGTCGAGTTTTAAGGCCCTGCAAACGCTTCCCGGGAGCAAACACGAGGCTGGCGAAAAGACCGTGCGGGAAGCAAGAACAGACACTCATGGCGAGGCATTTTCCGACAGGCAAGAGGAAGTTCTGAAGGTGGTCAAGAAAGCGTTGCGGGTGCGCAAAAATGCCGAAAAGGTCAAGATCGATTCCTGTTCGGAAATGGAAACTACGCTCCGGGAAGCAAACGAAAAACTCGTCGTCGCCTCGGTCAATGCGCATATGATGACCGAGGCGGTCGAGCGGGTCTCGGTTCATTTGTCTCACATGGCCGAGCACGACCTGCTCACGGGATTGCCGAACCGGGCGCTTTTGACCGACCGTCTGGTGCAGTCGATTTTGCTCGCAAAGCGCCACGGTAACAAAGTGGCGCTGATGTTTCTGGACCTCGACCATTTCAAGCAAATTAACGACACCCTGGGGCATGGAGTCGGCGATCAGTTACTGCAATCCGTTGCAAAGCGTCTGCAGGCCAGCGTCCGCAATTCGGATACGGTCAGCCGTCACGGCGGTGACGAATTCGTGGTCCTGCTCCCGGAAGTCGAGGATGTGCAGAGCGCCGCCCACGCCGCCGAGAAACTGATCCACAGCGTGGGCGAGCCCCATTTCATTTCCGGACAAGAGCTTCGCGTTACCTTGAGCGTCGGCATCAGCATGTATCCGGATAACGGTGTCGATGCCGACGTACTGATGCGCAAGGCGGACATGGCGATGTATCAGGCCAAAAAGGCCGGTCGCAACAACTACAAAATCTTCTCTCCGAGCATGAACCCGAGTTCCAGTTCAGCCATGCGCAAGTCCGCCGAGCTGGCGCTGAAGCGCGCTCTCGACCACGGCGAATTCATCCTGCACTACCAGCCGACGGTGAATCTGGAGACCGGCGTCATCACCGGTGCCGAGGTTTTGCTGCGCTGGGAGCGTTCCGATCATCAGCTCAACTTCCCGGCTCAGTTTCTCGCAATTGCCGAGAGCTGCGGACTCATTCTGCCGATTGGGCAGTGGGTGATCCGTGAGTCCTGCAGACAGGCGCAGGCGTGGCTGCAGGCGGGCCTCAACCTGAGCCGGATCGCGGTCAATGTCTCGGCGGTTGAATTCAGCGACAAGAATTTTTTGGCTGGAGTCCGTGCCATCCTGCGCGATACGGGACTGGATCCGCGTTTTCTGCAAATTGAAATGAGCGAAAACGGCCTCTCGCGGGATTCGCAACAGGCTCTGCCTGTCTTGCATGCGCTCAAGAACCTCGGAGTGCAGATTGCCGTGGACAACTTCGGCACAGGGTATGCGAGTTTGAGTTTTTTACGGGAATTTCCGATCGGTACGGTTAAGATCGACAAGTCGTTCGTGCACAACATCGAGGCCAAATCAGGAAAGGCGGTGGCCACTGCCCTACTGGCGATGGCGCGGGGCTTTAATCATCAAATCGTGGCCGAAGGCATTGAAACGCAGACGCAGCATGCCTTCTTCAAAAAACATCACTGTGCCGAGGGACAAGGATACTACTTGGGTCGGCCAATGGCCACCGAAGCCTTCGCGGCACTCGCTACTCAAAGAAATCCCTCGTAATCCCCTCCCCCCAAAAAAATTCCCCCCCCCCCTGGTGGCTTATCAGGGAGGGGTATGCTCAACTCGTGATTTCGTTGCCAGACACCGCAATGCATGACGGGGTTGCGTCATCGTTAGCAAGGAGAGGCATCCGCCATGTGTCCGCGCCATCGGCTATGTCACGAGTGTTTGCCGGAATCTGAAACTGTTTCTCACGATTGCTGTATCACGTTCCATGCCAAAAAGTGGCTTCGCTGAGCGCCGTTTCTCCGGAGCGGAAATCAGGCGCGTCTGTGCGCCCCTTTGGATGTTTGACGGCGTCTTTTGAGGCCTTGGGCGCGGCGTGGAAGTCTTCGGAATTCAACACCGACAGGGCCTCGCCGGCCCAGTCTTGTTGCGGCATGGCCTTGAACGAAAAAGCGATACCTTGCATGTAAATTTTTTCGACAATGCCGGGCATGAAATCTTACAACTGTCCGAAATTTTTCCGATCTGCGCGACTTCAGGGTGCGTAGGTATCATGTAATACGCTGCATGTCCGCGTCGATGCAGATCGGACCTGCTGGTACGTTCGTTGCTAAATGTGATGATAAAATGTGTTCAGTATCAAAATTTTCAATCAAGACTGGGCACTGGATGCTTGATAATATGCAAAATGCCTCAAGGCAGGACAAACCATGTCGATGACAGAACAAAAAATCAGAAAATGGAAGCGTCACGCCTGTCTGTTTCCCTGCGGAATCATATGCGGGAAGAAAAAGGACACGATCGTATTGGGTCGTATCCTCAACATGAGCAGGCAAGGGTTTCTCATAGAGACGGATTGCGCCTTCAATGTCGGCGATGTTCTGTCGATTATCGCAAGTCCCGGAAGAGAAGTGGATGGCTATGATCTGAGCGACAGCTATCAGGGCCATGTCCGCTGGGGCCAGACCGACGAATCTTCCCTCATGGGCACGTATTCCGTTGGCGTGGAGCTTGCCGTTCCCATCGCTTCTCCGGAAGTGGACGCGCAGAGGTCGAACTGATTTTCGCAGTGCATCACACAAAAGAGTTTTGCACATGTGAAATTTTGGCCGGCACGCCCGAAGTTTTCGTGGATTTTTGGAATGTGTTTTCTGGCGTGTAAGTTTGCCCCGGAAGCATGTCGGAAAACTTTACAGGGTATGGTTTTTTTGAGGTTTTTTTGGGGAATAGTATAGTAGTATTGGGTAGTTATGTTTTGGTACGGTCGATGCATTATTATGAGGGAACGACATAATTATTTAACATTGGAGTACTACTGTGAAGAAAAAACTAACAGCGACATGTTTAGCGGTTGCATTCATCTTTTCGGCGACATTGGCTTCCGCTGCGCTGGTTACACAGTGGTCGTATGTTAACGATGCTGTCTTTATAGATTGGAGCAACGAAGATGCTAATCAAGATTATACCGTGTTGAGCCCAGATAGCAGAACACTGTCCTGGGGAGTTCCGTCCATGTATTCTAAAACAAAACTGCAAAGTTCGCTTGTGATTGACGGGCCTGTCATTGGTAACAATCTGATGACTTCTGAGGCTGCTGTAGAGGTTATATCAATTACACACCATAATAATTTAATGAGTTCATCATATCCTAACCTTGCATCTGGGAGAGTCGAGGCTACTGTGGAGTTTACGCCTTTAGTACCTGCGGGGTTGCCGCTTCCTGTCGAAACAACATATCTTGATTTTCTGTTCTTCGAGACTTTAAACAGTAACGTTGCGACGCCCATGGATATCTTCGTTTTGACCGATCCAGGTGCAACCAGCGGCGCATTCGATTACGATGGCTACACATACAACTTCTCCTTCTTGAGTGACGGCTTCGGCCTCCTCACTGGTGCGTATCATGATTACATTGTCCGTCAGCTCGGCGTGGACACAGACTATTATGGCTGGCTTGCAAGCGAGGACGGCAGCACTTCGGCTCAGTTCTATCTAGGTATCACGGCCGCGCCAGTCCCCGAGCCGGCCACCATGCTGCTTCTTGGCGTCGGCCTGCTTGGCCTGGGCTTGGCGGCGCGACGCAACAAGAATAATTGATCACGCGCTTTTGATCATCAGGAAAAGGCCGGGGAGCATGAGCTACCCGGCCTTTTTTGATTCCGTGTCCATGAGCGTGCTATTCAAGGGACGCCGAGCCGGAAATGGACTGACGTAACTGCAGTTGCTCGTTGCGGATTGTGCATGATTGCATGCGAACAGGCGATGTTTTTGGTGCCCGCGCATCCATGAGGGAGAGTCGGTTGATGAAGATATTGCTGGCCATTGCCGCGATTCTTGTTTGTCAGGGCATGCAGGCCTTGGACGATTTCATGAGCCGGGTAGGGGCAGTCTCCCTGGCTCACGGGATGCTGCTTGGCTATGGTCAGATCTATGTGGCGAAAAGCATTGTTGAATGGGGCGGGTCGAGCTTGGGCTGGACGGTTGTTGTCCTGATCTGCATCGCGAGCGTGGCTGTGTCGCTGTACAAAATCCATCGCTTCGGAAGCCGCTGGGTCTTTGCCTTCAATTTCGGAGTGGTCGTCGGCCTTCTTTACGGCGGAATATCGCTGATGTGAGGCGTGTCTTGCGGAGCCTGCCGAACCAGTTTCTCACGATTTACCAAAACCACCATTTTTCCGTGTTCAGCACAAATGCGGCCAGGGCCAGATTGGTCACCGCGTGGGCCAGGACGCACTGTGCCAGGCTTCTGGTCCTGTAGAGCAGCCAGGAATAGGCCATGCCGGCCATGATCCCGGCGAGGATGAAATGGTGGGCCAGGCCGAAGAGCACGGCTCCGACCAGAAACGAAATCCAGGTGAACGTCCCGAGCGGGACTTTGGAGAACTCCGGGTTGATGACATAGCGCAGGATGAAGGAGCGCCAGAAGATTTCTTCCATGATCGGGACAATGAGCACGGCGCTACCGATACGGATGGTGGTCATGACCCGACGCAGGCCGGGGTCCGGAAAGATGCCCGGATTGAAGCCCGGCGGCTCGCTCAGTGCCCCGATAGTCCAGTCCATGTTGATCCATAGCGTAAAGACCGCAAGCCCCAGCGTGATGCTCACCAAAGTATGGCTGCTCCGGGTCAGGTCGGACCACCGCAGTTCCGTGTAGGCGCGGCGGCACAGAATGAGCGCGATGACGGCGACCAGGGGTCTCAGCGGGTAAAGCATGGCGAAGGTAGAATCCTGGATGGGGATCCAGGATTTACCGTCCATGAAACGTAAGCCTTCCTCCAGGCCGATGACAGCCATGAAGAGGGCAAAAGGCAATATGCGCGGCCAGGCTTTGTCTTTCATTGGCTGACTGTTAAACTAAAACCGTGCCTGTTTGCAATGTTCAATGGCGCGTTGGGAACGATTTTAGCGCCATTCGCCGAGCCAGATGGTTGTATCGGCACCTCCTGTTGGGGGCGATCAATGGCCGCGAACTGGAACATAAAGAGGCATGTTGTCGGAGAATCTTACAATGCATCGCTGTGTGTTGTAATAAATTCAATGATTATGGGGTTATGCGTTTTGGCATTTTTTCTGCTGGAGGAGAACAAGAGTGAAAGTCAAAAACGCATGAAGAAGACAACCGGAGGGAAGAATTATGAAATCACGTATCAAAAGCAGTCTATGCGCGGCAGTGTTGATGTGTTTTTTAGTTTCGCCTTCATGGGCAAGTATTTGGCTGCCGGAACCGGTCTTTCCTAATGCAATTCCATACGATGAATATTATTCCTATTCAACAAGCATATTGAAGCAGCTTTATCCAGGTTATTCTGTTTATCCATCAAATCAAGGCTCACTCAAAGATGAGCTTAAGATATGGTGGGGTGATAGCGAAAGTGCAGAAAAAGCTGCTGGAGACAATTTGGAAATCAGAGGCGGATATGACTTTCCTGATCCTTTGTCGTTTCCTAACTCAGGTTCGACAACTGAATTTAACACTGATTTGCTTATTACTTGGAAAGTATCCGTAGATTTGCTTTATGATTTTCTGCAAAGCGAATTCGAAAATTCAAATATACCTGTTTTTGCTTTCGATATTAATCAGATAGGCGGCCAACCTAACATGCTTGGTAATGGGTATGTCGCAATTGTCGACGAATTTGACGATGTTGCTCCTTATGAATCTGATGATTTTGGTCTTGCAGAATGGGCTTTTGACAGTTCTATTAATGGAGAATTTGACGAGGAAGCTCTTGTCGAGGTGCCGAACACTCGAACTGTGGAATTCATGGGCGTGGAATACTCATTTGATACAACCGGAACAAACAACGTGGACTTTCTTGTATATGCTCCGACGATGGACCTGGCCCAGTTTATTGATCAGGGTCTTTTCTTCACAGCTACATTCCAGTATCAGCTTTTGAGCGATGGTTTTGAAGATTTCTTCATTCTGGGTTATAGAAGCGACAATCCTCCTCCGCCTCCAGTGCCTGAACCGGCCACCGTGGCTCTGCTCGGACTCGGCATGGTGGCTTTGGCCTTCACAAGCCGTAAGCTGCGCAAATAAAATAAGCCGTTCTCGGTAAAAAAGACTCGAAACATCCCAAGGATGTTTCGAGTCTTTTTGTTTATCATCCCGAAATTATCTATAATTTTTTCTCGTCTCCGATAAGGGTGCTTGTTTACCGCAGGGCAAGATCACTCCGCGATGGCGACTCCGAGACGAGGGGCATTCTTTGTCTGTAAATTTTATCTGGAAGAAAGTCGGCAGACCTTACATTTTTTGAGTTCTTGTTACCATGTCTGTATTTAACTATATGGTATCATAGATTTAAATATTGGCATGGACCATGCTTATACCCTGTCACCGCAAGATAATTATTTTAACATTGGAGGATTACCATGAGGAAGAATTTCGTTGTAACATGTCTTTTGGCTGTGGCGTTTCTTTTCTCGGCGACGTTCGCCTCCGCTGCCCTGGTGACTCAGTGGTCGT
This DNA window, taken from Desulfomicrobium sp. ZS1, encodes the following:
- a CDS encoding CAAX prenyl protease-related protein, with amino-acid sequence MKDKAWPRILPFALFMAVIGLEEGLRFMDGKSWIPIQDSTFAMLYPLRPLVAVIALILCRRAYTELRWSDLTRSSHTLVSITLGLAVFTLWINMDWTIGALSEPPGFNPGIFPDPGLRRVMTTIRIGSAVLIVPIMEEIFWRSFILRYVINPEFSKVPLGTFTWISFLVGAVLFGLAHHFILAGIMAGMAYSWLLYRTRSLAQCVLAHAVTNLALAAFVLNTEKWWFW
- a CDS encoding THxN family PEP-CTERM protein → MKKKLTATCLAVAFIFSATLASAALVTQWSYVNDAVFIDWSNEDANQDYTVLSPDSRTLSWGVPSMYSKTKLQSSLVIDGPVIGNNLMTSEAAVEVISITHHNNLMSSSYPNLASGRVEATVEFTPLVPAGLPLPVETTYLDFLFFETLNSNVATPMDIFVLTDPGATSGAFDYDGYTYNFSFLSDGFGLLTGAYHDYIVRQLGVDTDYYGWLASEDGSTSAQFYLGITAAPVPEPATMLLLGVGLLGLGLAARRNKNN
- a CDS encoding PilZ domain-containing protein, with product MSMTEQKIRKWKRHACLFPCGIICGKKKDTIVLGRILNMSRQGFLIETDCAFNVGDVLSIIASPGREVDGYDLSDSYQGHVRWGQTDESSLMGTYSVGVELAVPIASPEVDAQRSN
- a CDS encoding PEP-CTERM sorting domain-containing protein, which gives rise to MKSRIKSSLCAAVLMCFLVSPSWASIWLPEPVFPNAIPYDEYYSYSTSILKQLYPGYSVYPSNQGSLKDELKIWWGDSESAEKAAGDNLEIRGGYDFPDPLSFPNSGSTTEFNTDLLITWKVSVDLLYDFLQSEFENSNIPVFAFDINQIGGQPNMLGNGYVAIVDEFDDVAPYESDDFGLAEWAFDSSINGEFDEEALVEVPNTRTVEFMGVEYSFDTTGTNNVDFLVYAPTMDLAQFIDQGLFFTATFQYQLLSDGFEDFFILGYRSDNPPPPPVPEPATVALLGLGMVALAFTSRKLRK
- a CDS encoding ATPase domain-containing protein; translation: MSRKVSIARLATGVPGLDVILGGGIPELSFNLILGAPGCGKTTLAHQLMFAMATAARPALMFAATNGRTDNAE
- a CDS encoding bifunctional diguanylate cyclase/phosphodiesterase encodes the protein MREARTDTHGEAFSDRQEEVLKVVKKALRVRKNAEKVKIDSCSEMETTLREANEKLVVASVNAHMMTEAVERVSVHLSHMAEHDLLTGLPNRALLTDRLVQSILLAKRHGNKVALMFLDLDHFKQINDTLGHGVGDQLLQSVAKRLQASVRNSDTVSRHGGDEFVVLLPEVEDVQSAAHAAEKLIHSVGEPHFISGQELRVTLSVGISMYPDNGVDADVLMRKADMAMYQAKKAGRNNYKIFSPSMNPSSSSAMRKSAELALKRALDHGEFILHYQPTVNLETGVITGAEVLLRWERSDHQLNFPAQFLAIAESCGLILPIGQWVIRESCRQAQAWLQAGLNLSRIAVNVSAVEFSDKNFLAGVRAILRDTGLDPRFLQIEMSENGLSRDSQQALPVLHALKNLGVQIAVDNFGTGYASLSFLREFPIGTVKIDKSFVHNIEAKSGKAVATALLAMARGFNHQIVAEGIETQTQHAFFKKHHCAEGQGYYLGRPMATEAFAALATQRNPS